In the genome of Streptomyces collinus, one region contains:
- a CDS encoding endonuclease/exonuclease/phosphatase family protein, protein MAQQAYMTETDNGGSGPEHRGTRLRRLFDRLAGPWRGDPRIWRRGLVVAACAVLLALVMVLHSRIPNTIGNLGSLTETFLPWLGLLVPVLLVLALVRKSATALIAVVLPSVVWLNLFGGQLSDKTATGGDLTVVTHNVNADNSDPAGTARDVAASGADVLALEELTPAAVPTYEKALAPTYRYHSVQGTVGVWSKYPLSGVRDVDLDMGWTRAMRATVTAPSGQVAVYVAHLPSVRVKMEAGFTARQRDRSADYLGEAIAHEPLKNVVLLGDLNGTMNDRALNAVTSQMRSTQGAAGSGFGFSWPASFPMARIDQIMVRGLKPESSWTLPQTGSDHLPVAARVRVTTSGS, encoded by the coding sequence ATGGCGCAGCAGGCGTACATGACGGAGACGGACAACGGCGGCTCGGGGCCCGAGCACCGGGGAACCCGGCTTCGGCGCCTGTTCGACCGGCTGGCGGGCCCCTGGCGGGGCGACCCGCGGATCTGGCGGCGCGGACTGGTCGTCGCCGCGTGCGCGGTCCTGCTGGCCCTGGTCATGGTGCTGCACTCGCGCATCCCGAACACCATCGGCAATCTGGGCAGTCTCACCGAGACGTTCCTGCCCTGGCTGGGGCTCCTCGTCCCGGTGCTGCTCGTCCTCGCCCTGGTCCGCAAGTCCGCGACCGCGCTGATCGCGGTGGTGCTGCCGTCCGTGGTCTGGCTGAACCTCTTCGGCGGCCAGCTCAGCGACAAGACCGCGACCGGCGGCGACCTCACGGTGGTCACGCACAACGTCAACGCCGACAACTCCGACCCGGCCGGCACCGCCCGTGACGTGGCCGCCTCCGGCGCGGACGTGCTGGCCCTGGAGGAGCTGACGCCGGCCGCCGTCCCGACGTACGAGAAGGCGCTGGCGCCGACGTACCGCTACCACTCCGTGCAGGGCACGGTCGGAGTGTGGAGCAAGTACCCGCTGAGCGGCGTGCGGGACGTCGACCTCGACATGGGCTGGACGCGCGCGATGCGCGCCACCGTGACCGCACCGTCCGGGCAGGTCGCGGTCTACGTCGCCCATCTGCCGTCGGTGCGCGTGAAGATGGAGGCCGGCTTCACGGCCCGCCAGCGCGACCGGAGCGCCGACTACCTCGGCGAGGCCATCGCCCACGAACCGCTGAAGAACGTCGTCCTGCTCGGTGACCTGAACGGCACGATGAACGACCGCGCGCTCAACGCCGTCACCTCGCAGATGCGTTCCACGCAGGGCGCGGCCGGCAGCGGGTTCGGCTTCAGCTGGCCGGCCTCGTTCCCGATGGCGCGCATCGACCAGATCATGGTGCGGGGCCTGAAGCCGGAGAGCTCGTGGACCCTCCCGCAGACGGGCAGCGACCATCTGCCGGTCGCGGCCCGTGTGAGGGTCACCACAAGCGGTTCCTGA